In Dehalococcoidia bacterium, the following are encoded in one genomic region:
- a CDS encoding NAD-binding protein, with translation MYTIIVGGGDVGHYLARILLGEGHEILVIEKDSRQIDLVSEELGDVVMRGDGCEARVLEEAGTARAAMLIAVTGHDEDNLVACQVAKHKFNVPQTIARIKNPTHKALFEKLGIDATVCSTELILARIGFELPSHPIVPLIKLRGQGLEVVEVKIPAKSKMVGTDIASIQLPERSRIALIIRKDKGPLIPFPDIVIAAEDEIVAVAEPGSQEKLRDALAGK, from the coding sequence GTGTATACGATCATTGTTGGCGGCGGCGATGTTGGCCATTATCTGGCCAGAATACTGCTGGGAGAAGGTCACGAAATACTGGTTATAGAAAAGGACAGCCGGCAGATCGATCTGGTCTCTGAAGAGTTGGGGGATGTGGTCATGAGAGGAGATGGCTGCGAGGCACGTGTATTGGAAGAGGCAGGAACTGCCAGAGCTGCTATGCTCATCGCTGTGACCGGCCATGATGAAGATAATCTTGTGGCGTGTCAGGTAGCCAAGCACAAGTTCAATGTTCCTCAGACAATCGCCCGCATCAAGAATCCCACGCATAAGGCGTTATTTGAGAAATTGGGTATCGATGCCACGGTCTGCAGCACTGAACTGATCTTGGCACGCATCGGGTTTGAACTCCCTTCTCATCCCATTGTCCCATTGATTAAGCTGAGAGGCCAGGGGCTGGAAGTTGTAGAGGTCAAGATACCGGCTAAATCGAAGATGGTGGGAACGGATATCGCCAGTATTCAACTGCCGGAGAGAAGCCGCATCGCCCTGATAATAAGAAAAGACAAGGGCCCGCTGATCCCCTTTCCTGATATTGTCATCGCGGCGGAGGATGAGATAGTGGCAGTGGCAGAACCGGGGTCTCAGGAAAAGCTCCGAGACGCACTGGCAGGCAAATAG
- a CDS encoding TrkA family potassium uptake protein — MNVVIMGCGRVGAMLAGLMDSQGHQVTILDVDAYSFRRLPSNFGGKALVGNATDHDTLKKAGIEKADVFVAVTQGDNRNVMATQIVKHIFNVPRVVCRIYDPIREEMYRELGLETISPTRMGAERLLQVIGG; from the coding sequence ATGAATGTAGTCATAATGGGCTGCGGTCGTGTTGGAGCTATGTTAGCCGGGCTGATGGATTCCCAGGGGCATCAGGTCACCATTCTTGACGTCGACGCTTATAGCTTCAGAAGATTGCCTTCAAATTTTGGAGGCAAGGCTCTCGTTGGCAATGCCACTGATCATGACACGCTCAAGAAAGCGGGCATAGAGAAAGCAGATGTCTTTGTCGCAGTGACGCAGGGAGACAATCGAAACGTAATGGCCACTCAAATCGTTAAACATATTTTCAACGTGCCCCGGGTGGTCTGCCGAATTTACGATCCCATACGTGAGGAAATGTATCGAGAGTTGGGGTTGGAGACGATAAGTCCCACCAGGATGGGGGCCGAGCGTCTGCTCCAGGTGATTGGAGGCTGA
- a CDS encoding universal stress protein, with amino-acid sequence MAVDFKKILVPVNGTKVDEDVIRLACSLARRSKGRVYVTYVIQLERTLPLDAEVKSEVDRGEEALDKAERYAEDCDYEIDTGLLQARAVGPALVHETTERDIDLMIIGIGYKTRFGEFSMGDIVPYVLKNAPCRVMLLREPVFSPVNSRQSL; translated from the coding sequence ATGGCCGTGGACTTCAAGAAAATCCTTGTACCCGTGAACGGCACAAAGGTAGATGAAGACGTAATTCGGCTGGCTTGCAGCCTGGCCAGGCGGAGCAAAGGTAGAGTTTATGTGACTTATGTCATTCAACTCGAGCGGACTTTGCCACTGGATGCTGAGGTCAAGTCTGAGGTCGATAGAGGGGAAGAGGCATTGGACAAAGCGGAGCGTTATGCAGAGGATTGCGATTATGAAATCGATACTGGTCTGCTGCAAGCGCGTGCAGTGGGGCCTGCCCTGGTGCATGAAACCACAGAGCGCGATATTGATCTGATGATAATCGGAATTGGTTATAAAACCCGGTTTGGCGAATTCAGTATGGGCGATATAGTTCCCTATGTGCTCAAAAATGCTCCCTGCCGCGTAATGCTCCTACGGGAGCCTGTCTTTTCCCCCGTGAATTCCCGTCAATCACTCTAG